AGACTTATATGCCAGCAGAGGTCGTTGATGCGCTGAAAGAACAGGGCGTCTACGTCGAGCCTGAAAGCTGAGACCGAACGGTCCTCCTAACATCTGTTAACCAGTTTATGCGCTTTTGATCGGGGTTCAGCCGGTCAGGAGCAGCAGTATGAAAACCGTTCGGGAAATTGCAGAAGATATCGTGATCCGCGAGGGCGGGTTTGTAAATGATCCCGATGACCCGGGCGGTGCGACCAACTTTGGTGTGACCATCCACACCATGCGCCGACTTGGCGTTGATATCACCAACGACGGCGTGGTCGATGTGCGTGATGTCCGCGCGCTTAGTCGGGGGCAGGCGGTTGATATCTTTATCAAACACTATTTTGCGCAGCCCCGTATCGGGGAACTGCCACAGCCTTTGCAGGCCAGTGTGTTTGATATGTATGTGAATGCCGGCAACAACGCGATCCGCATCTTGCAACAACTGCTGCGTGATATCGGGATCAACGTGACAGTTGATGGTTTGTTGGGACCCCAGAG
The Sulfitobacter noctilucicola genome window above contains:
- a CDS encoding holin-associated N-acetylmuramidase → MKTVREIAEDIVIREGGFVNDPDDPGGATNFGVTIHTMRRLGVDITNDGVVDVRDVRALSRGQAVDIFIKHYFAQPRIGELPQPLQASVFDMYVNAGNNAIRILQQLLRDIGINVTVDGLLGPQSIAAATQAMRAAPNHLVDAYGIARRNYYFRLADKRAASRKFARSRAGGKGGWIKRAEEFIAPVYHLSEAEFQKRVASWG